The following is a genomic window from Nicotiana tabacum cultivar K326 chromosome 3, ASM71507v2, whole genome shotgun sequence.
CGTGTAACAATGAACGAATAGTAGAAACATAAGTTGTTCCAACGTGAGATCAAATTGTAGGTTCATCTGATTGTTAGCAAATTCTGGCTCCACGTTAAAAGGTAGACATATCAATAAGAAACAATATAGTAATACATTGTGATGAAAAAGTAACTTTTACATACAAAAACCAACTTGAGAAGTCCCAGAGCCTATAATATACTCTGGAAATTAAAACACTATTTAAGCCCCGAGGCACGCAGTCAAAACAACTGAACTTATTGCTTCCAGATATACAACACCTGAACTGGAAAAAATTAAAACACAACAATATGTAGAGCATATCACAGATGATATTGAACGCTATTTTGCTGCTTGTTCTACAACTGGAATATTCTTCCAGACCTCCTGCAGTTAGTTCCTTTCCAGTGGCGGCAAAGAGAACATGCTGACAGTTGAACTTCCACTTCGAATTTCCTGCAAGACTCTCAATGCTGATTTTGTAAGCTTCAAGTACATGTTTCCCTTGTTTTCAATCTCGGAAAGTTCTTCTGGATCTTTGACTCCGTCGCTTCCTTCCCCTCCTGGTGCTTTAGAGAGCTTTTCAATGGCTGCAAGTTCTTCAGCTACCTTGCTTCCTCCATCACTACCTCCTCCTCTGCTACTTCCTTCAGATGGTTCTTTAGTCTCTGCAACTACTTTTGTATCTTCGACTCCACTACTACTTCCTCCAGTATCTCCTCCGCCACTTTCTTCGTCTCCTGGTGCTTTAGATGGCTCATTTTGGGAGAAAAGGCTACTAAGCATGGTCTCGCACTCCTTCACTAGCTTATTTAGAACATCAGTTTTAAAAAATGGCTCCTCTAGCACCTTTTGAATGACAGGCAAGCGAATAAGAGCACCAGTACGTTTATCATACTTCTTTAATATCTTCACTAATCCTGAAAACAGAACAATTACCAAAGTGGAAGAGTATGTAAAAATCTATATAAGAACTGAAAATGCAATCCTAATCGTGTCAGTGGTGCAATTATGGTTATACAATGTTAGAACAAGGCTTTATGATGCCTGGCAATAAGTTTTGCTGTTTACAAGATTCTGTTACAAATAGATTGGCAAATGATTAATTGAATACGTGAATTAAAGCTTCATTTACGATTTGCCACATCAAAAGTGAGATTCTGCTTTCTTAAGACTCTAGTTTTTTATGCCCTACATACCATTGAATCTTTACTGCATAATTTACATAGAGAATGAAAAGTTAACTTAGTTTAAACTGCAACTGAATATACTTCTAATAAGAATTTACCAATGCCCTCAAACAGAAAGAACACTGTTCACATTACCCCATGAATGACAACATAAATACggtataaagtaaaaaaaaaaaaaactgttgaATAATACATTGTTAAAGCATATTATTGTCATTCCTATGAAGCACGCTTTCATTTTTATGATACTTGTTATGTTGTTAGCTAAAATATTAATGGCTGAGTACCTATATAGTTAAGAGCACTGT
Proteins encoded in this region:
- the LOC107810800 gene encoding SPX domain-containing protein 1-like; the encoded protein is MKFGRILMMLMALIEQTLPEWKDKFLSYKDLKKQLKLIYPNKRQRVDDDGINRKEINDFVVLLEEEIEKFNSFFIEKEEDYIIQLKVLRDSIAEIRSSEELMRVGRDLVDLHGQMVLLENYSALNYIGLVKILKKYDKRTGALIRLPVIQKVLEEPFFKTDVLNKLVKECETMLSSLFSQNEPSKAPGDEESGGGDTGGSSSGVEDTKVVAETKEPSEGSSRGGGSDGGSKVAEELAAIEKLSKAPGGEGSDGVKDPEELSEIENKGNMYLKLTKSALRVLQEIRSGSSTVSMFSLPPLERN